Below is a genomic region from bacterium.
GCGTCTCGGCTATCCGCCGTACACGCGCCTGCTTCTGCTGGCGTTCTCCTCGGAAAATCCCCGCGCGCCGATGGAGTCGGCGCTTGCCTTCGCCGGCTATTGGAAGACGCGTCAGGCCGACGCCCGTCATCTCGGCAAACTGCTCGGCCCGGCGCCGGCACTCATCCCGCGGCGCGCCCGCCGGCATTATGTCAACGCGCTGATCAAGACCGCCAACATCCGCGCCGCCGCCGGCGCCGTCGAGGAGTTCCGCACCCAGAATGAAACGCTCCTGGCGCGTCGACGCGTGGCGCTGACCATCGATGTCGATCCGCTGGACTTCACGTAAACGCGCCCGGTGGGCCGCCGCGCGCGATTCCTCGCGATTGACTTCCGCGGAAAAACTCCCCTTAATGTCCGGCCCAGAGGAGAACCATGCCGGAAAAACTCACTTACGCCGCCGCTGGAGTCGATCTCGATGCCGCCGATGAAGCGGTCTCCCGTATCGGCAAACTGGCCCGCAGGACCTACACCCCCAATGTCCTGGCGGGGGTCGGGCCGTTTTCCGGACTGTTTCGTCTCGACCTGAAGGGGTATGCCGATCCGGTGCTGGTTTCCAGCTGCGATGGTGTCGGCACCAAGCTCAAGCTGGCGATCCGCTGGAACCGTCACTCCACCATCGGCGCCGACCTGGTCAATCACTGTGTCAACGACATCCTGACATCCGGCGCGCGCCCGCTCACCTTCCTTGACTACATCGCGATCGCCAAGATGGACCCCGAGGTGGTCGCCGCCATCATCGAGGGGTTTGCCGACGCCTGCGGTGAAAACGGTGTCGCGCTCATCGGCGGCGAGACCGCCGAGATGCCGGGCATCTACAAAAGCGGCGATTACGATGTCGCCGGCTTCATCACCGGCATTGTCGAGCGCGAACGCATCCTCGATGGCTCCCGTCTCAAGGCGGGCCAGGCGTTGATCGGCCTGCCGTCGAGCGGCCCGCACACCAACGGCTACTCGCTGGTGCGGCGGATCATCTTC
It encodes:
- the purM gene encoding phosphoribosylformylglycinamidine cyclo-ligase, which encodes MPEKLTYAAAGVDLDAADEAVSRIGKLARRTYTPNVLAGVGPFSGLFRLDLKGYADPVLVSSCDGVGTKLKLAIRWNRHSTIGADLVNHCVNDILTSGARPLTFLDYIAIAKMDPEVVAAIIEGFADACGENGVALIGGETAEMPGIYKSGDYDVAGFITGIVERERILDGSRLKAGQALIGLPSSGPHTNGYSLVRRIIFDLNDYGYDDKPEALDGATVGESLLAVHRSYLKILRPLLDADLIHAMAHITGGGIPGNLIRILPENIAAVIDTSLWTVPRVFTFLQQTGQVDRDEMFRVFNMGIGMIIAVDAEHSRDILARLADAGENACVIGHLISAPREVRLK